A single uncultured Acetobacterium sp. DNA region contains:
- the preA gene encoding NAD-dependent dihydropyrimidine dehydrogenase subunit PreA, with protein MQEKALNKYSAKNEIEGCLLCYDAPCTKGCSHGLNPAKVIRSLRFKNLSGAAEAAKASQCSNGCVKKKCMAACLKGKIDHVVAIPNLMAYAAQLEIPEIKSKDVDLKMTFCSVECENPFFLSSSIVASNYEMVAKAFEMGWAGAAFKTIGTFIPEETSPRFATIRDEGNSFIGFKNIEQISDHPLKENLRYLRQLKKDYPKKIIIASILGQNEAEWTYLAQKVTEAGADIIECNFSCPHMSGDGLGADVGQDPELVALYTAATRLGTDRPILAKMTPNLGHMELPAIAAMKAGATGIAAINTIKSIMNIDLDDFGSGPKVDGKSSVGGYSGKTVKPIALRFIYDMKTHEKLKDVPISGMGGIDTWYDAAEFLALGCTNLQITTAVMQYGYRIIDDLKEGLANYLMEKGFRSPQELVGLALPNLVPVNQLDHHSVVYPKIDKNKCLGCGRCYLSCYDGGHQALKISEVDGKPQLIAKLCVGCQLCANICPVEAISEAKRVAIK; from the coding sequence ATGCAGGAAAAAGCATTAAATAAATATTCGGCCAAAAATGAAATTGAAGGATGTCTGCTATGTTATGATGCTCCCTGCACAAAAGGATGTTCTCATGGTTTGAACCCGGCGAAAGTGATTCGCTCATTACGTTTTAAGAATTTGAGCGGAGCCGCAGAAGCGGCAAAAGCATCTCAATGTAGCAATGGCTGTGTCAAAAAAAAATGCATGGCAGCATGTCTTAAAGGAAAAATTGATCATGTTGTAGCAATTCCAAATTTGATGGCATATGCAGCGCAGCTGGAGATACCAGAAATAAAAAGCAAAGATGTTGATTTGAAGATGACATTTTGTAGCGTTGAATGTGAAAACCCATTCTTCTTATCATCATCCATTGTTGCCAGCAATTATGAAATGGTGGCGAAGGCCTTTGAAATGGGTTGGGCCGGTGCCGCCTTCAAAACCATTGGCACCTTTATTCCGGAAGAAACCTCACCGCGGTTTGCCACCATCCGGGATGAAGGGAATTCGTTTATCGGATTTAAGAACATTGAACAAATATCAGATCATCCGCTCAAAGAAAATCTGAGATATCTGAGACAATTAAAAAAAGACTATCCCAAAAAAATCATTATCGCTTCAATTCTAGGACAGAATGAAGCGGAGTGGACTTATTTAGCGCAAAAGGTGACGGAAGCAGGCGCTGATATTATTGAATGCAATTTCTCCTGCCCTCATATGTCCGGAGACGGATTGGGCGCAGATGTCGGTCAGGACCCCGAATTGGTTGCCTTATACACAGCAGCCACAAGATTGGGAACGGATCGCCCCATTTTAGCAAAAATGACCCCTAATTTAGGGCATATGGAACTGCCTGCCATTGCGGCAATGAAAGCCGGTGCCACTGGGATTGCGGCCATCAATACGATTAAGAGTATTATGAATATTGATTTGGATGATTTTGGGTCAGGACCTAAGGTTGATGGTAAATCCAGTGTGGGTGGTTATTCTGGAAAAACAGTTAAACCCATCGCACTGCGCTTTATTTACGACATGAAAACCCATGAAAAATTGAAAGACGTCCCCATCAGTGGGATGGGTGGCATTGATACATGGTACGATGCTGCTGAATTTTTGGCATTGGGATGTACCAATTTGCAGATAACCACAGCCGTGATGCAATACGGATACCGGATCATTGATGATTTAAAAGAGGGTCTGGCGAATTATTTAATGGAAAAGGGTTTTCGGTCACCACAGGAACTGGTGGGTCTGGCATTGCCGAACCTTGTTCCCGTGAATCAATTGGATCATCATTCGGTGGTCTATCCCAAGATTGATAAAAACAAGTGTCTTGGATGTGGGCGATGTTACTTATCCTGTTATGATGGTGGCCATCAGGCATTGAAAATAAGTGAAGTTGACGGGAAGCCCCAATTAATAGCAAAATTATGTGTCGGTTGTCAGCTTTGTGCAAATATATGTCCAGTTGAAGCAATTTCAGAGGCAAAAAGAGTTGCGATAAAATAG